In uncultured Fibrobacter sp., the sequence GGCGACTTATTCGGCGCAGCCTCTTGCGGCTTTCAAGACCGACGTGAAGACGGGCGCTCTGCTTGAGAACTTCGCTGCTCCTGTGAAGGGATTCAAGAAGCGGGAATGTTTTTCGACTTTGCATGACTATGTTTATGGCGAAAATAACGACCGGGTGCTTGTGCTGTACGGCCTGCGTCGTACGGGTAAGACGACGCTCGTGCGACAGCTGATTGGCGAGATGGACGCGGCGTTCCGCGCCAGGACGGCGTTTGTCCAGGTGAATGCGCGGCATACGCTTGCTGATGTCAATCACGACCTCAAGTTGCTGGAATCGCAGGGGTTCAAGTGCGTGTTCGTGGACGAGGTGACGCAACTTGGCGATTTTATCGAGGGGGCGGCGCTTTTTTCGGACGTGTTCGCGGTAGGCGGCATGAAGGTGATTCTGTCGGGCACGGATTCTTTGGGGTTCGTTTTTTCCGAAGACGAGCAACTTTACGACCGCTGCATTCTGTTGCACACCACCTTTATCCCGTACCGCGAATTCGAACGTGTGCTGGGTATCGCGGGGATTGACGAGTTCATTCGCTACGGCGGCACCATGAGCATGGGCGGTGCTCACTACAACAAGGACAAGTTTACCTTCGCCACGAAGAAGGGGGCCGACGACTATGTGGATTCTGCCATCGCCCGCAATATCCAGCATTCCCTCAAGTGCTACCAATACGGTGGCCATTTCCGGTCGCTCCAGCAACTTTACGAGCGTGGCGAGCTGACGAACGCCATTAACCGGATTGTCGAAGACATAAACCATCGTTTTACTCTTGAGGTCTTGACGCGCGATTTTGCATCGAACGATTTGAAAATCTCGGCATCGAATTTGCGTCGTGACAGGGTGAACCCGACGGATGTTTTAGACAAGGTGAATGCGGCGGCAATTGCGCAGAAGATGAAGCGCCTGCTCGAAATCAGGGATCGTGACGAATGTTCGGTAAAGATCGAGGACGCGCACCGCGTGGAGATTCGCGAATACCTGCAGATGCTCGACATGGTTTGCGCTGTCGACGTGGTGAACATGGCTTCGCTCAACAATTCCGGCAGCCGTACAGTCTTGGCGCAGCCCGGCCTACGTTATGCGCAATCCGAAGCGCTGATTCGTAGCCTGTTGATGGACGAGGCGTTCAAGAAGATTTCCATCGGCGAGCGTAACCGTGTTGTGGCGCGCATTTTGGACGAAATCCGTGGCCGCATGATGGAAGAAATCGTGCTGCTTGAAACCAAGATGGCCCGGCCAGATAAACAGGTTTTCACGCTCCAGTTCCCCGTGGGCGAATTCGACATGGTGGTGTTCGATTCCGAAAACGCTTGTTGCGAAATCTACGAAATTAAGCACAGCGACAAGGTGATTCCTGCGCAGTGCCGTCACCTGCTCGACAAAAAGAAGTGCCGCGACACGGAATTCCGCTACGGCACGATTACGGGCAAGTATGTCATCTATCGTGGAGAGTCTTGCCGCATGGGTGAGGTGGAGTACCTGAACGTGGAAGAATTCCTGAAGGGGCTAAAATAATCGGGTTTTCGGGGAATTTTGCGAAAACTCCCTCTTATATTCCTTTGGGCAGAAATAGCAATAGTTTTTTCCTATATTCTTCAGTATGAAACGGATTATTTTTATAGTAGTCGCCTTCGCGGCCATATTGGCGTCGGCAGCCGAAGACATCAAGATTGTCAAGGTCAACGACAGCAACTTCGAGAATGAGGTTCTGAAATCCAAGAAGCCGGTCATCCTGGATATCACTTCCACGAGCTGCCCGCCGTGCCTCATCATGATTCCCACGCTCATCGGTATCGCGAAGAACTATCCCGACATCAAGATTGCGACGGTCGGCATCGACGAGCCGGGTATTGACAATATCAAGGCGTCGCTCCCCATCCAAGCTTTCCCGACATTTTTCCTCTTTAAAGACGGGAAGGTCGTAAACCAGCTTGTCGGTGTCGTGAAAGAAGAGGAACTGTTTGCCGCAATGCAATACACGCCTTCGAAAAAGACTGCGGCCAAGTCTGCCAAGAAATCGAAAAATTCTCCGAGGAATCTCGTCTGCAAGACGAATGGCCAGTTCAACGGCCTCAAGAATCTCGTGACGATTTCGTTCGTGTTCGGTGCCACCGAAATCGAGAACGTCGACATTGTGACGGACGTGTTCGTGCCGCCCGAGAAGGAAAGCCAGCGCGAGCAGATGATTGAACATGTGCGTGCAAGCGGCAAGGGGGAGGTGACCCCGACGATGACCGGGTTCCGGATGCACATCGACAACAACTGCCGATTCATGAAGGCGATGGACATGAAGCGCACTTCCACTTACGGCGAAATGCGTGCCGGGTTGGAACTGCAGGGATTTAACTGCAATTAGGCATTACCCCTTCTCATACCTTACGTAGGCAAAGTGCTTGCTGTCGGGGGCCCAGGAGTTCACATTGATGGTTCCTTGGCCGCCGAAGAGCTTTAGGATGGTGCGGGGTTCGCTCCAACCGTTTTTGTCGTTGCCGGTCATGAGGCGGATTTCCACGTTCTTGTTGGGTACGTGTTCGCCGGGGCGCACGTCGCGCTCGTGGTAGGCGAGCATCACGACTTTTTTGCGGTCGGGGGAGATGTGCGGGAACCAGGTGTTCCAATGTGCATCGAATGTCATCTGCGTCTGTTCGGAACCGTCGGCCTTCATGCGCCAGGCTTGCATGCGGCCTGTGCGTACCGAGTTGAACCAGATGTACTCTCCGTCGCTGTCGTATTCGGGGCCGTCGTTCAGCCCGAATGCAGTCGTGAGTTGCGTCTCGTTGCCGCCAGCGGCAGGAATTGTGTAAATGTCGTATTCGCCGCCCCGTTCGGCGCAGTAGGCGAGCGTCTTGCCGTCGGGAGTGATGCCGTGCAGGTAGCTCGGGGCTAGCGGTGTCACGAGTTCCGGCATGCGGCCGTCGAAGAAAATCTTGTAGATGCGTGAAAGGCCGTCTTCTTTGGTGTGGTGACTCACGTAGAGTCCGGTGCCATCGGGGGAAAGTACGTGGTCGTTATTGCAGTTGTCCACGAAGTGGCTCGGCACTTCGGTAATTGTGCCTGTGGCAATTTCGAATTTGTAGATGCGTCCTTCGCTGTTGTACGTGAGGAACTTGCCGTCGGTGCTCCAGTTGGGCGCCTCGATAACCTTATCGAATTCCTTGAGCAGTTTTGATTCGCCGGTCTCGATGTCATAAATTTCAAGGAAGGACTTGTCGCCGCTGCGGTCCCACACTTCGCCTGGGTTGAGCTCGAATGGGAAACTTACGCTCCATTGTGCGCGGAGCGAGTCCATCTGCGTCATTATCTGCATGGTCTTGGTGTGCGGCATTTCGGGGCATTCTTTGAGGCCCATCTCAAGGGCGGCTTTGCAGCCAAGCACTTCGTATTCGTAGCAGTTCTCGATGCGGGGTGGCTTCACGGATTCCAGTAGCGTTCCGGTGACATCGAACAACTGGATTTCCACCATGTCGTTGAGGTTCTGCACGCGGATAAAGCCTTCGGTTCCGTAAATTACGCCTTCGTTATGGAGCGGGGCCACCATCGAGGTTTTGAGGTGTGCGACTTGGCCGTTGGCATAGACTAAATCAATCCAGTCCGTGGCATCGACGCCCGTATGGAACTTGACGCACTTCGTCTTTGTCTGCACAATATGATTTGCGACGCAGTTCCCACCGGTGGCATCGCGGCCGACCTTGCAAATTTCCGGATCTGTCAAGAAGATGTCCGCGAACGTGAGGCTGTAAATTCCCAAATCCAAAAGTGCGCCACCTGCAAGCGCGGGATTTTTCAATCTTTCGATATGCGAAAGCGGCATCGAGAAATCCGCTTCGACGCTTTCGACCTTGCCGATTTTCCCGGCAAAAATCCAGTCCTTCACCATCTGCACTGCGGGCAAAAAGCGGGTCCACATCGCTTCGCTCATGAACACGCCTTTTTCTTCGGCGAGTGCAATGACTTCCGAGGCGAGCAAGGCATTTGCGGTAAAGGCTTTCTCTACGAGCAGGTTCTTGTTGTATTCTAGACAAAGTAAAATGTTGTTGTAATGCTCGGAGTGCGGGGTCGCAATGTAAATCAAATCCACATCTGGGTCTTGCGCGAGTTCTTCGTAGCTGCCGTAGGCGCGCTCGAATCCGTATTCGCTGGCGAACTTTTGTGCTTTGTCAAGTGAGCGGGACGCGACTGCATAACATTCCACACCCATTCCGCGCTTTTCGAGCGCCTTGACGGCCTTGGCCATTTTCGTGGCGATATGGCCACAGCCGAGAATAGCAAATTTCATAATGGAATTACCCATTGCAAACCCTCACATGGAAAATCATTTCGCAATGATATCAATATAGACATTGATTAAATGGAAATGTGGGGAATTTCCCCATATAAATGGACACATGTGTAAACAATGCAAAAAAACGGGTCGCATAGCGACCCGCCTTGGATTAGGTTTGGATGTTTTATGAAAAAAGTTGCTAGAACTGTACGGTCATGCCGATGGACATGGGCAAACAGATTTCGTCTTTACTGAGTCCGCCATCGTCCATGTCGAGGTGTGTGTAGTAGCCGCCGTCACCTGCATAGAATTCAAAGCCTGTTTCCATGAAGACGCCCAAGTTCTTTGTGAACATGTGCTGCAAACCGAAACCGAACACCAAACGCCAGTAATAGAACCGTTCCTCTTTTACGCCGTGCAGGTCTTCATGGTAAATGTGGTCATTCGTCCTGCCGGTGAGGAATTCGGATGCGTGGAATACGTACGGGCCGGTCAATCCGTTGAATCGGTAGGCAACACCAAGACCACCCATGAAGTCGTAGTCGGAATCGTAGCCGAGCCAGTGAAGGTTCGCGGACACGTGTTCGTTCATGAATGTTTGTTCTACACCGACCAACCCGTGGTATGTTCTACCGGCGGATGCAAAAATTCCGGTTTGTGCGAAACTTGCGCAAGTCAAAAAGGTGAGAATTAAAATAATCTTTTTCATTTTCGGTTTCCTTTGTTCCTATTTTATCACAGACGATTTTTCTGTGAGGGGCAAATTAGGAAATCCCTTTTTGTGAGACAATGGGATTTAGAAAAATGACGAATTTATTGCAATTCCGTCACTCTTTTTAAACAAAAAAAATTATTTTTAAACAGCATAGGGGATTGAACCTTCTTACAGGAGGTAGATGCATGACCGATTTGCCAAACGAAAAACAAGTTCTCTCCGCAGGAGAACAACCTGCCGCCAAGGCCGCAGAATGTGCCGCCGACAAAGCTGCTGCTGAACGTCGTGCTCGCATCAAGAAAATGCGCGGGTGGCTATCGCCACGTGATTCGGAATCGGATGATTTTGGGCCCGAAGATGCCTCCATTTATTACGGCGAAGGGCATTCGGGGTGGAATAGGTAAGGAATAATAATCAGTTTTTCTTGCACCGGACGGAAAGAGCGGAATATTTGTTGCCGTCATTGAGGATATACATCCCGTTCACATTCATCAGGCCGTTGTTGTTGATGTATTTGGCGTAAATGCTTTCGTTCCGATATTCAGCGTATTCTGTGGAGCTCCAATAATAGGCGTGCGCGCCTATGTAATAGTACGTTCCATCATATTCTTTCCGATAACCGCTAGGTAAACAGGAAAAACCGAATCGGTTCGTATATGCTGCAGGTCGATGAAAATATTTTTGACCAATCCATTCACTAATGGTATCTGGTGTCCATCCATAACTAGTTCTCATGCTTGCACCGATGCCTTCGTCCCCGTTGTGCGAGTCGGCATAGTCGAGCATTTCTGTCCATTCCTTTTCGGTGGGGATATGCCAGCCCTTGGGACAAAGGCCTTGGTGCGTGGGCTTGATTTGCTCGTCAAAGGTCGCGTTGTATTCGTTATACATGGAGTCGATATCCATGGCGACCGTCCAGGGATAGAGCCTGCCGTAGATTGCGCAAGAGTCCGGTTCGTCGTTGTAGCAGAAACTGGAATCCGCGGCGTAATTCAGGTTTTCCGCCATCCACCACTTTCCATCGATCTTCGTGATTTTGTAGACCTGGCTGTCCCGGACATCGACGATAGAATCGTATTCGATATCTGCAGGATCGAAAAGCTCTTCGGCCTGGTCCCCTGTGGGAGACTCCACTTCAATGCTTTCGTTGCTGCAGCCCCAGATTATCCAAAGAACAGCGGATAAGAACAGTAATCTCGTCATGGTTTCCCCTCGTAGAAAATGGAATCTCCTTGCGAGTTGACGATAATAAGGGGGCTGTTTTTGTCTGTTATCTTGTATGTCGGCCTTTGCGATTCGAGTTTCCCGTTTTTGATGGCGTAAAAGTCACCGGAGATTTTTAGGTAATGGGCGGCAAAGGAAATATCCTTGTGCAGGTCGAAATCGCAGTGCTCGAATTCCAGGGAGTCCAGATCTTTCTTGTCCCCGTCGACGAGAATCAGCGTGCATGCCGAACTGAACGTCTCCAGCTTCGAAGAATTCACGCAGTAGAATTTTTTGTCAATCGTGTCCTTGGCAAGGCAGCTTTCGGTCCATGTAGGAAGTCCGGCAAATGTGCTGTCTTTTCTGGGTATCAAGTCCTTCAGGGCCGCCGCCTTTTTCCCGATTTTGTTCTGTTTTAGGCTTATGGTGTAATAGTCTGTTGATATTGTACTTGTAAAATCGTCGTCCCAGCCCATGAAGTGATGGCATTCGATGGTGCCGCGTTCCCAGTGTTCCACCTTGGCGACCGCCGTCGTGTCGTCAATCAATCCTTGATAGGTCCAGGTGTAGCCGGAATCGGTGACATGCCAGGTATCGATGCTGCAACCGAGCAACATCGAGAAGCCCAGCGAGAAAAAAATGCTAGCGATGAGTGAAATTTCTTTTTTCATAATGACTGCCACTCATATACAAAGCAAAGGGTGGAATCGCTGTCGTAAACGGAGAATCGGGAAAAAACATATTCCTCGCATGCGTTTTCAATCCACGTCAGACGATCACCGGTTTCGCTTTTCCAGTGTTCCCATTGCTCGTCGTTGCAGATATACTCTTTTTCGTCGTGTCGGACAAAGTGTGCCCTGGTGCAGGCATCCGGACGGGCGGTTGTCTTCTTTTGGGCGGGTATTTCCTTCCAAGTCCAGGTTGGCTTTTCGGGATCCTCTTCGTACAGCGGCTCCGAATAATTGCACCAGAAATATGCTTCGTAAAATTTCACAATCTCGTTTGCATTTTCTTCGCTGCAGGAAAGCTCATAATAGTCGTCGCCGTTAATTGATTTCCAACGGTTGTTCTCGCAATAGAAGTAAATTGCGGAAGGAAGCCATAGCTTGTCGCCATTCTCGCAGGAATCACCTGTTGTATTGCCTAGGTAAGAGATGCCTTCCCATTTAGAGTTTCGGCATTGGTAATACGTTGCGTTAAATTTGACTTTTTCATTTTCGCGTTCTTCGGTGCATTCCCCTATTTTCTCGGAGAACTGCATTTCGAAATCGGCTTGTTCGAGATCGTATTCGGAAATGGTGTCTGTCCACCTGTATGTATTCCAGTTTCCGGTACATAAGAGGATGTTTCCGTGGTAGGAACGCGTCTTTTTGGACAGTTCCTGCCTGCATTCCCCGTATATAAATTCAACGGCGGTTTTTGTGTCGGCTGGAATCCAGGCAAGCATTTCGGGAGAGCACGTATATACTGTATCGTTATGCAGGATGAGCTCGCCGTTGCCGTAATGGCAGGGTTTGAACTTTAGGTCCAGGGAATCCAGGAATCTCCAGAAATAAACGGAATCGTTGCGTGCCGTTCGGAAGTCGCAGACCAGGGATTTCCCGTTCAGGGCGCTTTCGTCGTTGTTGATCCGGGTTAAAGCCCCGAGGCTGTCGCATGCCGGTAGTCCGTAGACATTATCCCATATAGTGGAGAAATAGGCAAAGCTTGCGCTGTCGCTCTCTTTTACCTTGGAGCTGTAGTGTTGCAACAGGACGTCTGCAATCCAGAGGGTGTCGTAAAAGTCGCCGCCGAACTTGTTTTTCGCAAGAGCGGAAGACATCGCCTCGAAGTTATGCATGAAAACGGAGTCGGGGCCGTCGTATTTAGCTAACAGGTAGGGCATCAGGCGCAGGGCGTCGAACTTGATGCTGTCGGATGCGAAATCGACCGCCTCTTGCCACTCCAGGCCAAACAGCTTGTAAATCTCCCTTGCGGCCTTTTTCTTGGCGTTTCCCAGGTAGAACCCGTCGTTCTGTACAAGGTCCTTGACGCGGTTGCTTTCGAGGGCGCCGAGCAGGTTTAGGGTTGGCGAAGGGGTCTCCGCGAAATCGACGTATTCCTCGAAGGTCATTTCGTTCTTGGAATCGCCGCGCGTGCAGGTAAAGGTCAGCTTGGCGTAGGTGATGGGGTAATAGTTCGAATCCGAGGAAAATACATAGCCCAGGGAATCGTCCTTGCGGATTTTCGCCTTGAAGGTTTCTAGTTCTTCCAGGTCCTCGTCGACGGCGGTGATTTCGATTTTTTGGGGGACAAGTGTCGGATTTAGCGAAAATTTTCCGGACAGGGCCGCGATGTTGCCCGTGGTGTCGTGGGGCGAAAAGATTCTGCTGCCGTCGTGCTTTTTGACATTGGAACGGTCATAGGAATGATCGTCGCAACCCGCAAAAAAGGATACGGATAAAAATGCAATAGCGGGCAGGACCTTTTGGAATAACGCGTTCATTGTTTTTTCCGAATCAAGAATAATCAAGCAAAAAATAGATTATTCCCCTTGTACAGAGGTGCTTTTTGCTGATTTTTACGATAAAACGGCATTTTCGGAGAATTGAAGACTTGAATGCCGGAAATAATATCAAAAAAATAGCTGGTTATTTTGTTATACATATTGTATGTTATGTCGCCATAATTGGTAAATGTCATATACATAACGGTTGGAAAAATACATGAGTATGTTCAAAAGAATTATTCTTGCATGCGCGCTTGCGACGGTTTCGTCTTTTGCCACTTGGGACTTGTTCCCGGTCCTTGAAAACCACAAGGGCCAGGCGGGGTTGGGAGCGACCTATCATACCTACGAATACAATGACGTAGATTATCGTTACCTCGATTTGTATGCCGGTGCCCGATATACCGTAATCCAGGATTTGGAACTTGCTCTCAGTATCCCGTATTGGCTGCTTACGTACGTAGACGGTGAAAGATATTTTGGTAATGAATTTGGAAATTTGAATTTTTTGACTCGTTACCAATTTATTCCCGTTATGAATGCTTTTGTCGATGTATCTATTCCTGTTAGGGATATAGATGATGGCGCATGGGGTTTCAACTTAGGGTTGCAATTTTCAAGGCGAGTCAACCAGTTGATCAATTTTGGCTCTCAACTCGGAACTTCCTATGCGATTTGGCGTGATTATGATGGCGTTCCTATAGATGTATATGGTTCCGCATGTCTCCGTTTTGCGGTTACACCGCAATTCACTCCGTACTATGGGACGTCTTTCAACTTCTCCCTGGGTGAATTCACCGATGGCGGTTACGAGTATTCCCATGGCGGTGGGGATCTTTACCTTGCGCCTTATGTTGGCGCGATTTACGACTTCAACGACTTCGTGTCCGTTGATGCTTGGGGAAAAATCAGCAGATATGTCAATGAGGATAATGCAACCTTGTTTATAACTACTGGCTTGTCTGTTTTGTTTAACTTCTAAGCACCGATTTTATACATTTGGCGCGCAATGCTCCACAAAAAATCCCTTATCGTATTTGACCTGGACGGGACTCTGTTCAATACGCTCGGTGACCTGTCCGTGGCGGTGAATTATGCGCTACGCCATTTCGGGCTCCCGGAACACGAAGAACAGCGTGTGCGCACTTTTATCGGGAACGGAACGCTGAAGCTTATCGAGAGGAGCATGGGGGAGGCGGCTAGGCCCGAGAACATGGCCCGCACGGGAATCACGGTGGAGGCAGTCCACAAGGTCTATTCCGAATACTATTGGGAACATTGTACGGAGCGCACGCTTCCGAATCCGGGAATCGTTGAATTCCTGCGTAGTACCCCGGCCCACATAGCCATGCTCACGAACAAGCCGGAACGGCCCGCCCTGAAAATCCTGGAGCATTTCGGTATCCGCGATTGCATCGAGTTCATGCTCTGCGGGGACACGACGCCCGAACGCAAGCCCAGCCCCGCAGGGCTCCTGAAGATTGTCGAGATGGCGGGCGAAACTTGCGAAAATACCGTCATGGTGGGGGATGACCAGCCCGATATCCTTGCGGCCCGTGCTGCCGGGGTCGATTGCGTTACGCTTTATTGCGGTTTCGGGAAGCCGGAGAACCTTTTCCCGCTGAACCCTGAAAACATTGTCTATAGCTATGCCGGAATGTGCGACTTGCTTATGCGAATGTCGACCGCACGATAAACTATATTAAGCATAGAAGGTAATTTATGATTTGTCCTAAGTGCGGTGATGAATACGAAGACGATATGCCCTGTTGCCTGTGGTGCGACGCGCCAAACCCTAATTATGGTCAGGAGGGGGAAAGTCAGGAGCGAAA encodes:
- a CDS encoding thioredoxin family protein, with the protein product MKRIIFIVVAFAAILASAAEDIKIVKVNDSNFENEVLKSKKPVILDITSTSCPPCLIMIPTLIGIAKNYPDIKIATVGIDEPGIDNIKASLPIQAFPTFFLFKDGKVVNQLVGVVKEEELFAAMQYTPSKKTAAKSAKKSKNSPRNLVCKTNGQFNGLKNLVTISFVFGATEIENVDIVTDVFVPPEKESQREQMIEHVRASGKGEVTPTMTGFRMHIDNNCRFMKAMDMKRTSTYGEMRAGLELQGFNCN
- a CDS encoding HAD-IA family hydrolase — encoded protein: MLHKKSLIVFDLDGTLFNTLGDLSVAVNYALRHFGLPEHEEQRVRTFIGNGTLKLIERSMGEAARPENMARTGITVEAVHKVYSEYYWEHCTERTLPNPGIVEFLRSTPAHIAMLTNKPERPALKILEHFGIRDCIEFMLCGDTTPERKPSPAGLLKIVEMAGETCENTVMVGDDQPDILAARAAGVDCVTLYCGFGKPENLFPLNPENIVYSYAGMCDLLMRMSTAR
- a CDS encoding FISUMP domain-containing protein → MTRLLFLSAVLWIIWGCSNESIEVESPTGDQAEELFDPADIEYDSIVDVRDSQVYKITKIDGKWWMAENLNYAADSSFCYNDEPDSCAIYGRLYPWTVAMDIDSMYNEYNATFDEQIKPTHQGLCPKGWHIPTEKEWTEMLDYADSHNGDEGIGASMRTSYGWTPDTISEWIGQKYFHRPAAYTNRFGFSCLPSGYRKEYDGTYYYIGAHAYYWSSTEYAEYRNESIYAKYINNNGLMNVNGMYILNDGNKYSALSVRCKKN
- a CDS encoding transporter, whose product is MWDRSGDKSFLEIYDIETGESKLLKEFDKVIEAPNWSTDGKFLTYNSEGRIYKFEIATGTITEVPSHFVDNCNNDHVLSPDGTGLYVSHHTKEDGLSRIYKIFFDGRMPELVTPLAPSYLHGITPDGKTLAYCAERGGEYDIYTIPAAGGNETQLTTAFGLNDGPEYDSDGEYIWFNSVRTGRMQAWRMKADGSEQTQMTFDAHWNTWFPHISPDRKKVVMLAYHERDVRPGEHVPNKNVEIRLMTGNDKNGWSEPRTILKLFGGQGTINVNSWAPDSKHFAYVRYEKG
- a CDS encoding AAA family ATPase, which encodes MSIGGITYKTINGKRYAYYQWCENGKQRSRRVKDDELELLAAQIESAKSQVALSRSLSLSDVRATYSAQPLAAFKTDVKTGALLENFAAPVKGFKKRECFSTLHDYVYGENNDRVLVLYGLRRTGKTTLVRQLIGEMDAAFRARTAFVQVNARHTLADVNHDLKLLESQGFKCVFVDEVTQLGDFIEGAALFSDVFAVGGMKVILSGTDSLGFVFSEDEQLYDRCILLHTTFIPYREFERVLGIAGIDEFIRYGGTMSMGGAHYNKDKFTFATKKGADDYVDSAIARNIQHSLKCYQYGGHFRSLQQLYERGELTNAINRIVEDINHRFTLEVLTRDFASNDLKISASNLRRDRVNPTDVLDKVNAAAIAQKMKRLLEIRDRDECSVKIEDAHRVEIREYLQMLDMVCAVDVVNMASLNNSGSRTVLAQPGLRYAQSEALIRSLLMDEAFKKISIGERNRVVARILDEIRGRMMEEIVLLETKMARPDKQVFTLQFPVGEFDMVVFDSENACCEIYEIKHSDKVIPAQCRHLLDKKKCRDTEFRYGTITGKYVIYRGESCRMGEVEYLNVEEFLKGLK